In Sphingobacterium sp. lm-10, one DNA window encodes the following:
- a CDS encoding translocation/assembly module TamB domain-containing protein, with translation MSVGIFVLSLQFPSVQTFVAKKAARYLSKELHANVSLSAIYFKPFSALILHDFTLDDPAGNRIGSSKRLFVGLSLSGLVQNKIDIQDIRLSQAYVNYTLFKDSSNFDFLINYFSPKKKSGKKPKKSMELTLGRIELADCHFLFTDATKKHHNKGIDFSQMELTDFSGIFDNISLDTPSQHINIKQLSFREKSGFHLQELSASATLEPQSMIFEDVLLRTNRSILTNFVRFDFNELGDFEDFLDKVNITARIENAVVDSKDIAFFAPDMRFVQFLTSIHTASLAGTISDMQAKDVLLKTKRNTSLQGQFQVTGLPDIERTVFDFSRVTLKSHPEEVTELVQELSNNPRFSLPDQITKLGSITFDGSFVGLYDDFKVEGKFITDIGDVQTRTSIAIGPELVYSGHLTSSSLDIGALSNSALLGKTGIELDFKGRNTDLAQLEIELDGNLRQFQLKEHSLQEMQFHANLQNEQLQIQGQVADHEATLDYDAAIDFAQETPNYQLTAHIDRLNLSTFQLLEKDSIIVQQTDFEADFLGTDINNLSGYLAATDISLHTMEGVFEIKDFRFESSGDQLNRNLQLRSNVVDADMTGTIDLNTIVAYFQSLAVQYAPAIGLERRPYNDQNFDLKVAVKSFEPVSAFLDLPLQLDDGATLEANFSSDDYIGNFVFSSPTVAYNGLKLANLRIEEQTDAKNFSLRLLADRLSISDSIFVNKVSIENILTNDSLTFAIHAAEDNARDRLRLHGYIHFEHNKPAYIHFNESTIVLNNEPWEIQTNTQIRVSKGKLYFEQFRFVQNNENVEFNGILSNEDDDLRIGFNRFGLKSLEAITNPLGIQLRGELNGEVTITSVLQSPRFKASITTTPIVYNTIPIGQLNFDANFNPDSKLIDVKINLLDALRRGFQLEGTYNLADEDNALRLRGEIREIELVLFQPFLKELVNGLDGKSSADIQIRGTFIAPKISGTLKIQQAAFTVKYLNTPYQLAEQAILVADNVVRFDNLRLFDPQRHEAAASGYLDLNQLSDPDIQVEARANNLLVLNTTYKENNIYYGTAYATGIFKFAGRTSNLNIDITASSNPNTVITIPLDAAMTISDSDFIYMVEADDTKTTARQNQYFFQGLTMNMDIKITPDAEVNLQTDIGSLRGTGDGEVSLKISSRGDFEMFGDYSVNSGKFNFVAQDFINKYFDIKQGGTIRWTGDPAQAQLDIIALYQQRTSLGALYDAAGRENNEERVLAQADMIIRGTLSSPDITFDLSFPLTPYVKDELQAYFSDANNINQQALSLIVRRSFTATNTSNEFGREVNNTLLSAGTEFAFNQLNTIISQSLNVNFLDLNIRSLNDASASLRLFDDRLILTGGVSDRRNLQTSDLTLISNRVATDAELTYRIRRDGSLMFRAYNRLNTRNILFTPTDDYINAVGLVYRKEFNTFHQFFKQLLTFKKKEEEAIDLTVPQDTTATPAAISK, from the coding sequence GTGAGTGTCGGGATATTTGTGCTATCGTTACAATTCCCATCTGTACAAACCTTTGTAGCAAAAAAAGCAGCGAGGTATCTTTCTAAAGAGCTCCATGCCAATGTCTCCTTATCTGCCATCTATTTCAAGCCTTTTTCGGCACTCATTCTGCATGACTTCACCTTAGATGATCCTGCTGGCAATCGGATTGGCTCCAGCAAACGACTCTTTGTTGGGCTTTCCCTATCAGGACTGGTACAAAACAAAATAGACATTCAAGATATTCGCCTCAGTCAAGCTTATGTAAACTATACACTGTTTAAAGACAGCTCAAACTTCGACTTCCTGATCAACTATTTCTCCCCGAAGAAAAAATCGGGAAAGAAGCCTAAAAAAAGCATGGAGCTGACTTTAGGACGTATCGAGTTGGCAGATTGCCATTTTCTATTTACTGACGCTACCAAAAAACACCATAATAAAGGCATCGATTTCTCCCAGATGGAGCTGACCGATTTCTCGGGTATCTTCGACAATATTTCCCTAGACACGCCTTCGCAACATATCAACATCAAACAACTCAGCTTCCGGGAAAAATCTGGATTTCATTTACAAGAGTTGAGTGCATCGGCTACTTTGGAGCCACAATCAATGATCTTCGAAGACGTCTTGCTACGCACCAATCGTTCTATATTAACCAATTTTGTACGATTTGATTTCAACGAATTAGGAGATTTTGAAGATTTCCTGGATAAGGTGAATATCACAGCACGCATCGAGAATGCCGTCGTCGATTCTAAAGACATCGCCTTTTTTGCGCCGGATATGCGCTTCGTGCAATTTCTTACGAGTATACACACTGCATCGCTTGCTGGTACTATCTCTGATATGCAGGCGAAAGACGTTTTATTAAAGACGAAAAGAAACACCTCTTTACAAGGCCAATTTCAGGTAACCGGTCTGCCAGATATTGAACGAACAGTTTTTGATTTTTCAAGAGTCACGCTAAAATCCCACCCCGAAGAGGTGACCGAATTAGTGCAGGAGCTTTCAAACAATCCTCGGTTTTCTCTTCCAGATCAAATCACCAAATTAGGTTCGATTACCTTTGATGGCAGCTTTGTTGGTTTATATGACGACTTTAAGGTAGAAGGTAAGTTTATCACTGATATTGGAGATGTGCAGACACGCACCTCCATCGCTATCGGACCAGAATTGGTTTATAGTGGACATTTGACGTCGTCCTCTTTGGATATAGGCGCGTTATCCAATAGTGCTTTATTGGGCAAAACGGGCATTGAGCTAGACTTTAAAGGGCGTAATACCGATCTGGCACAACTGGAAATAGAACTTGATGGCAATCTGCGACAGTTCCAATTGAAGGAACATTCCCTGCAGGAGATGCAATTTCATGCTAACCTGCAAAATGAACAACTGCAAATACAAGGGCAGGTAGCGGATCATGAAGCTACATTGGACTATGATGCTGCTATTGACTTCGCTCAAGAAACACCAAACTATCAACTTACCGCTCATATAGATCGGTTAAACCTCAGCACTTTCCAGCTATTGGAAAAAGATAGTATAATCGTACAGCAAACAGATTTCGAGGCTGACTTCCTAGGCACCGACATCAATAATCTGTCTGGATATCTCGCGGCGACAGATATCAGTCTCCACACGATGGAAGGTGTTTTTGAGATTAAGGATTTTCGATTTGAGTCTTCGGGTGATCAACTGAACCGGAATCTTCAATTACGATCTAATGTGGTGGATGCCGATATGACCGGTACGATCGACCTTAACACGATAGTGGCCTATTTTCAATCCTTGGCTGTGCAATATGCTCCTGCCATTGGTTTGGAGAGGCGCCCGTACAATGATCAGAATTTTGACCTGAAAGTAGCGGTAAAATCTTTCGAACCGGTGTCGGCATTTTTGGACTTGCCTTTACAGCTGGACGATGGCGCCACATTGGAGGCTAATTTCTCCTCAGACGATTACATCGGTAACTTTGTTTTTTCTAGTCCCACGGTGGCGTACAATGGCTTGAAGTTGGCCAACCTACGCATCGAAGAACAAACCGATGCCAAGAACTTCTCACTTCGACTGCTGGCAGATCGCCTTTCCATCAGCGACAGCATCTTCGTTAATAAGGTATCCATAGAAAATATTCTGACGAATGATAGCTTAACTTTTGCGATTCATGCTGCGGAAGATAATGCGCGCGATCGACTGCGCCTGCATGGATACATCCATTTTGAACATAATAAACCTGCCTACATTCATTTCAACGAGTCGACTATTGTGCTCAACAACGAGCCGTGGGAAATTCAGACCAATACCCAGATTCGAGTATCTAAGGGTAAGCTATATTTTGAACAATTCCGCTTCGTACAGAACAATGAAAATGTAGAATTCAATGGGATTTTATCTAACGAGGACGATGATTTACGGATTGGTTTCAATCGTTTTGGCTTGAAGTCCTTGGAAGCTATTACCAATCCTTTAGGCATTCAGCTTCGCGGAGAACTCAATGGAGAAGTAACGATCACCTCCGTATTACAATCTCCACGTTTCAAAGCTAGCATCACGACAACACCTATCGTATACAATACGATCCCCATTGGTCAGCTCAATTTTGATGCAAATTTTAATCCGGACAGCAAATTAATCGACGTAAAGATCAATCTATTGGACGCGCTACGTCGCGGTTTCCAATTGGAGGGCACATATAATTTGGCGGATGAAGATAATGCACTGCGACTTCGTGGCGAGATCCGCGAAATCGAGTTGGTCTTGTTTCAGCCTTTCTTGAAAGAGCTCGTTAATGGTTTGGATGGAAAAAGTAGTGCCGACATCCAGATAAGAGGAACATTTATTGCTCCAAAAATCTCTGGTACCCTAAAGATACAACAGGCTGCTTTTACGGTAAAATACCTCAACACACCCTATCAACTGGCTGAACAGGCTATATTGGTGGCGGATAATGTGGTGCGGTTTGATAACTTACGTCTGTTTGATCCGCAAAGACATGAAGCGGCAGCTTCTGGCTATCTTGACCTGAACCAACTCAGCGATCCCGACATCCAAGTGGAAGCACGTGCTAATAATCTTTTAGTATTAAATACTACGTATAAGGAAAACAATATCTATTACGGTACGGCCTACGCAACAGGTATCTTTAAATTCGCAGGAAGAACCTCTAATCTTAATATTGATATTACGGCTTCATCCAATCCCAATACAGTAATCACGATCCCGCTGGATGCCGCCATGACTATATCAGACAGCGACTTCATTTACATGGTGGAAGCCGATGATACAAAGACGACAGCTCGACAAAATCAATATTTCTTTCAGGGCTTAACTATGAACATGGACATCAAAATTACGCCAGATGCGGAGGTAAACTTACAGACTGACATTGGCTCACTACGCGGTACAGGCGATGGTGAAGTGAGCCTCAAGATTTCCAGTAGAGGTGATTTTGAAATGTTTGGAGATTATAGTGTGAATTCGGGTAAGTTTAATTTTGTGGCGCAAGATTTTATCAACAAGTATTTCGACATCAAACAGGGTGGCACCATACGTTGGACGGGTGATCCTGCACAAGCACAACTGGATATCATTGCCTTGTACCAGCAGCGCACCTCTTTAGGTGCATTGTATGATGCGGCAGGAAGAGAGAATAATGAGGAACGTGTATTGGCACAAGCCGACATGATTATCCGAGGTACATTAAGCAGTCCGGACATTACGTTTGATCTTAGTTTTCCGCTAACGCCTTACGTAAAAGATGAGTTGCAGGCATACTTCAGTGACGCCAACAACATCAATCAGCAAGCCTTGAGCTTAATTGTTCGGCGAAGCTTCACTGCTACCAATACCAGTAATGAGTTTGGACGAGAGGTGAATAATACGCTCCTATCAGCAGGTACCGAATTTGCTTTCAATCAGTTAAATACCATCATTTCTCAATCGCTTAATGTCAACTTTCTAGATTTAAATATTCGTTCTTTGAACGATGCTTCTGCCTCGCTTCGTTTGTTCGACGATCGGCTGATATTGACGGGGGGCGTCAGTGACCGGAGGAATTTGCAAACTTCAGACTTAACGCTTATTTCCAACCGAGTAGCGACCGATGCGGAACTCACTTATCGCATCCGTCGTGATGGAAGTCTAATGTTTAGAGCTTACAATCGCTTGAATACGCGCAACATCCTATTTACCCCGACAGATGATTACATCAATGCAGTGGGGCTGGTCTATCGAAAAGAATTCAACACCTTCCATCAATTCTTCAAGCAGTTGTTGACTTTTAAAAAGAAAGAAGAAGAGGCTATAGATCTTACCGTGCCACAGGATACCACTGCCACCCCAGCAGCGATATCTAAGTAG